Proteins from a single region of Bos javanicus breed banteng chromosome 7, ARS-OSU_banteng_1.0, whole genome shotgun sequence:
- the TNFSF14 gene encoding tumor necrosis factor ligand superfamily member 14 isoform X1 → MGPAWGWGDDRKERRACGGKGRGRAPALKAAPGPTSACRQCEKPRRVGQSWFPLSWPEGFSQASQTPSILGPHPLRHGRDSCKALGVRGGWTDRHPIQEAGAQPQETALQCCPAGTGPHAAVVGGWTGCPGLVPAAAALAPRGDWCPAAEQKPKQDKPAAHLTGADFSLTSREGPLRWETKLGLAFLRGLSYRDGALVVAQAGYYYIYSKVQLGGTGCSQGLTGCLPITHGLYKRTASYPEEVELLVNRRSRCGRADGSQVWWDSSFLGGVVHLDVGDEVVVRMPGERVIQVHDGTRSYFGAFMV, encoded by the exons ATGGggccagcctgggggtggggagatgacaggaaggagaggagggcgtgtgggggaaaggggaggggccgAGCCCCAGCTCTAAAGGCAGCCCCGGGACCCACGAGTGCCTGTCGGCAGTGTGAGAAGCCCAGGCGTGTTGGGCAATCGTGGTTTCCTCTCTCCTGGCCTGAAGGATTCAGCCAGGCCAGCCAGACCCCAAGCATCTTGGGGCCTCATCCACTCAGGCATGGAAGAGACAGTTGCAAGGCCCTCGGTGTTCGtggtggatggacagacagacatccCATTCAGGAGGCTGGGGCACAGCCGCAGGAGACAGCCCTGCAGTGCTGCCCAGCTGGGACTGGGCCTCATGCTGCTGTTGTTGGTGGCTGGACTGGCTGTCCAGGGCTGGTTCCTGCTGCAGCTGCACTGGCGCCTAGAGGAGATTGGTGCCCCGCTGCAG AGCAGAAGCCCAAGCAAGACAAACCAGCAGCACACCTCACAG GGGCCGACTTCAGCCTGACCAGCAGGGAAGGCCCGCTGCGGTGGGAGACGAAACTGGGCCTGGCCTTCTTGAGGGGCCTTAGCTACCGGGATGGGGCCCTGGTGGTTGCCCAGGCCGGCTACTACTACATCTACTCCAAGGTGCAGCTGGGTGGTACGGGCTGCTCCCAGGGATTGACCGGCTGCCTGCCCATCACCCACGGGCTCTACAAGCGCACCGCCAGCTACCCCGAGGAGGTGGAGCTGCTGGTCAACCGGCGGTCGCGGTGCGGGAGAGCAGATGGCTCCCAGGTGTGGTGGGACAGCAGCTTCCTGGGCGGAGTGGTCCACCTGGACGTGGGGGACGAGGTGGTGGTACGCATGCCCGGCGAGCGCGTGATCCAAGTCCATGACGGCACACGCTCCTACTTCGGGGCCTTCATGGTGTGA
- the TNFSF14 gene encoding tumor necrosis factor ligand superfamily member 14 isoform X2 yields MEETVARPSVFVVDGQTDIPFRRLGHSRRRQPCSAAQLGLGLMLLLLVAGLAVQGWFLLQLHWRLEEIGAPLQDKSEKHWEELLQEQKPKQDKPAAHLTGADFSLTSREGPLRWETKLGLAFLRGLSYRDGALVVAQAGYYYIYSKVQLGGTGCSQGLTGCLPITHGLYKRTASYPEEVELLVNRRSRCGRADGSQVWWDSSFLGGVVHLDVGDEVVVRMPGERVIQVHDGTRSYFGAFMV; encoded by the exons ATGGAAGAGACAGTTGCAAGGCCCTCGGTGTTCGtggtggatggacagacagacatccCATTCAGGAGGCTGGGGCACAGCCGCAGGAGACAGCCCTGCAGTGCTGCCCAGCTGGGACTGGGCCTCATGCTGCTGTTGTTGGTGGCTGGACTGGCTGTCCAGGGCTGGTTCCTGCTGCAGCTGCACTGGCGCCTAGAGGAGATTGGTGCCCCGCTGCAG GACAAAAGTGAGAAGCACTGGGAGGAGCTGCTGCAAG AGCAGAAGCCCAAGCAAGACAAACCAGCAGCACACCTCACAG GGGCCGACTTCAGCCTGACCAGCAGGGAAGGCCCGCTGCGGTGGGAGACGAAACTGGGCCTGGCCTTCTTGAGGGGCCTTAGCTACCGGGATGGGGCCCTGGTGGTTGCCCAGGCCGGCTACTACTACATCTACTCCAAGGTGCAGCTGGGTGGTACGGGCTGCTCCCAGGGATTGACCGGCTGCCTGCCCATCACCCACGGGCTCTACAAGCGCACCGCCAGCTACCCCGAGGAGGTGGAGCTGCTGGTCAACCGGCGGTCGCGGTGCGGGAGAGCAGATGGCTCCCAGGTGTGGTGGGACAGCAGCTTCCTGGGCGGAGTGGTCCACCTGGACGTGGGGGACGAGGTGGTGGTACGCATGCCCGGCGAGCGCGTGATCCAAGTCCATGACGGCACACGCTCCTACTTCGGGGCCTTCATGGTGTGA